Proteins co-encoded in one Medicago truncatula cultivar Jemalong A17 chromosome 8, MtrunA17r5.0-ANR, whole genome shotgun sequence genomic window:
- the LOC11406577 gene encoding potassium transporter 25 encodes MASQLHPAAHDSKNKRWNQTILLSIQIIGIVYGQLSTAPLYVFGTMRAQDLESEEVVYELFSFIFWTLTTISLIKYAIIVLKADDKGEGGIFALYSLLCRNAKVGLLPCDRTTDEVVLFEETTTPSSKINTDSKARRAIEKHKSCHYLILFLALFGSCMTIGAAVLTPALSVLSASYGVQRSLSDLAQLFSSSQHTRDSVSNVLQKYVPVPSACVILIGLFVLQPCGTHKIGFMFAPIIAVWLLFVGVVGACNIFIWDVKIIYKISPLYLFKFVRNIDVKRWRLLGSAILCAAGSEAMFAGLGHFSKKSIKITFICLIYPLLVICYAGQAAYISKNLNTRDFNHLSQSVPRPSKHVFIVLSLLSSAVGSQATITASFSIINQCLALNCFPRVKVIHTSKTIHGQIYISDVNWLLMIFSLAVTVGFRDMVKIGNATSLAIICGMLVTTSLMSLIIALYWEKNLMISACFLLCFGLVEVAYFSACMLQFHKGAWYLVVLLVVSMTVMLSWHYGTVKKYEFDLQNKVSTEWLIDVSPGLGISRVAGIGFIYTDIVAGIPAFFSHFITNLPAFHQVLIMVSFKSMPVPHVPESERYLIGRIGPKYYKIYRCIVRYGYCDNNIRDTSDFEEKIIGAIGEFISIEQMSDIESMVSAEEKMMIVGNSSDGNALVPLMNDETCNEVSITNEAQISPAVIEENDHALLASSSSCNKRKKVRFMLPPASSSPKMGESVRKELLELIDARESGSAYFLGQSHLVVRDGSNYLKRFLIMVFRFFEKNGREPPVALKIPHAALVEVGMICTI; translated from the exons ATGGCTTCTCAACTGCATCCTGCTGCTCATGACTCTAAG AATAAAAGATGGAATCAAACAATTCTCTTGTCAATTCAAATTATTGGAATAGTTTATGGTCAACTTAGCACTGCTCCCTTATATGTGTTCGGGACAATGCGAGCGCAAGATCTTGAATCCGAGGAAGTTGTTTATGAACTCTTCTCCTTCATTTTTTGGACTCTAACAACTATTTCTTTGATCAAGTATGCCATCATAGTGCTCAAAGCTGATGATAAAGGAGAGG GTGGTATTTTTGCTTTATACTCACTGTTGTGTAGAAATGCAAAAGTTGGCCTACTCCCTTGTGATAGAACCACTGATGAGGTCGTGCTTTTTGAGGAGACAACAACTCCTTCTTCTAAGATTAATACTGATTCCAAAGCACGAAGGGCCATTGAGAAACACAAGTCCTGTCACTATTTGATATTGTTCTTGGCCCTCTTTGGTTCCTGTATGACAATTGGGGCCGCAGTCCTCACTCCAGCACTCTCAG TGTTATCAGCTTCATATGGTGTTCAGAGATCCTTGTCAGACTTGGCACAATTAT TTTCATCGTCACAACATACTCGGGATTCCGTCTCAAATGTTCTACAAAAAT ATGTACCTGTTCCCTCTGCGTGTGTTATATTGATTGGCCTGTTCGTGCTGCAGCCCTGCGGCACGCATAAAATTGGGTTCATGTTTGCTCCAATTATTGCTGTTTGGCTTTTGTTTGTTGGTGTGGTGGGAGCCTGTAATATTTTCATCTGGGACGTCAAAATTATCTATAAAATATCCCCACTATACCTGTTCAAATTCGTGAGGAATATTGATGTCAAAAGATGGAGATTATTAGGAAGCGCCATTTTATGCGCAGCAG GGTCAGAGGCAATGTTTGCAGGCCTAGGCCATTTTTCCAAGAAATCAATCAAG ATTACATTTATTTGCTTGATCTATCCGCTTCTGGTGATATGCTATGCGGGTCAGGCTGCATATATCTCTAAAAACTTGAACACTCGAGATTTTAATCATCTTAGTCAATCCGTACCGC GTCCATCCAAACATGTATTCATAGTATTGTCCCTACTTTCTTCGGCTGTCGGAAGCCAAGCAACTATAACAGCCAGCTTCTCCATCATTAACCAATGTCTAGCACTAAATTGTTTTCCCAGAGTAAAAGTCATTCACACATCAAAAACAATACATGGCCAGATTTACATCTCCGATGTCAACTGGTTATTGATGATTTTCAGTCTAGCTGTGACGGTTGGTTTCAGAGACATGGTGAAGATTGGCAACGCAACAA GTTTGGCTATAATATGTGGAATGCTTGTGACAACTAGTCTCATGTCACTAATCATTGCTTTGTATTGGGAGAAGAATTTGATGATATCTGCATGCTTTCTGTTATGTTTTGGCCTCGTTGAGGTTGCATATTTTTCGGCGTGTATGCTGCAATTTCACAAGGGAGCTTGGTATCTAGTTGTCCTTTTGGTTGTGTCGATGACAGTCATGCTTTCATGGCATTATGGAACAGTGAAGAAGTATGAGTTTGATTTGCAAAACAAGGTGTCAACTGAATGGCTAATAGATGTCAGTCCAGGCCTTGGGATTTCAAGGGTAGCTGGAATTGGGTTCATTTACACAGACATAGTAGCAGGAATCCCAGCTTTCTTTTCACATTTTATCACTAATCTTCCTGCATTTCATCAAGTGTTGATCATGGTGTCATTCAAGTCAATGCCGGTGCCTCATGTTCCCGAAAGTGAAAGGTATCTCATAGGAAGGATTGGgccaaaatattataaaatatatcgTTGCATTGTGAGATATGGATATTGTGATAATAATATAAGGGACACGAGTGATTTTGAGGAGAAAATCATCGGTGCTATAGGAGAATTCATTTCCATTGAACAGATGAGTGACATTGAATCAATGGTTTCGGCAGAAGAAAAAATGATGATAGTGGGAAATTCATCAGATGGAAATGCATTAGTCCCTTTGATGAATGATGAAACATGCAATGAAGTTAGCATTACTAATGAAGCTCAGATTAGCCCAGCAGTAATTGAGGAAAATGATCATGCATTGTTGGCGAGTAGTAGCTCttgcaacaaaagaaaaaaagtacgGTTCATGTTGCCTCCTGCTAGTAGTAGTCCTAAAATGGGAGAATCTGTGAGGAAGGAGCTGTTGGAACTAATTGATGCAAGGGAGAGTGGTAGTGCCTATTTCTTGGGACAGTCACATTTAGTGGTTCGTGATGGCTCAAACTATCTCAAGAGATTCTTAATCATGGTTTTTCGTTTCTTTGAAAAGAATGGTCGTGAACCTCCGGTTGCTCTCAAAATCCCTCATGCTGCTCTTGTAGAAGTTGGTATGATATGTACTATATAA